The Sneathiella sp. P13V-1 nucleotide sequence GTAAACTCTCTCACGATATCGCCCGATATGAAGCACCATCAAGAAGGCCCCAAGGCAGATCATCGCTCCGCTTAAGAAAGTATCTCTGGAAAGTTCCTGAAAATGGCTTTGATTTTGTTCATATTCATTACCCATTGTGATGGCACCGATAAATCCCCCTCCAGCATATCCAACAAAATTTGACGCGTGCAGAACAATGTCCAACGACCCTTTCGCGCCTTTTAAATCCGCCGTATTTCGAGAAATAAACGGCTGCTCTTCACTGGCGTTATCGGCGGGCCTCCCTGAGTGCATAAAGAGCTGTCCGTTTACATATAAACGATATGCAGATTGAAAGCGGCTTAATGAAAGCGCCAAGTCGGTAGGATCCTCGGGCAGTAGTACTTTTAAGCGATACGTCCCGTAACCAAACTTTGGAAGAGCCTCTCCCTTTACTAAATCACCTAGCCAAGCTCCAGGAACAGCCACTATTTCAGGCTCTCTATTCGGTGTCCAATGGCCCTCGGGAGATATAAACTCTTGCCAGTAAAACTCCCACTCCCCACCCAACTCTATTGTACCTTTTGCCTGGAAGTTCCAGTTACGTAAATCCAATACACCACTGTGTGCCCTTGGGGTGGGAGAAGCGTATGCTATGGCACCGACTTGAATACATAGGAAAAGAAAAAACAAAATTTGCATTGCGAATTTCACAACACATAGAAAACACATCTTCGGTGAGGGCGACATGTGAAAGTACATACAAATACTACATTTAAAATAAGTGATATTATATCTTAGAATGTAAGCAAGTAATTAACATTCACTTAAATATAGCACTCAATCGTGGCTTAATCTGTCCCAGTTGTTGGACCTCTTGCCAATAAAAGCAACCCACAGATGATCAAGGCGAGGGCCGCATATTGCGTCCAGGTGGGCTCTACCTCCAAAAAGACCATGGACAGTAGAAAAGCGGTAGCGGGGCTGAGGGATAGAAAGGCAGTCACCATACCAGCGGGCGCATGGGTGAGGCCATATAACCAAAGCATAAAACCAGCACCGCTCGACAGGCCAATGATGAACACAAACCAAATGGTTTGCGATGTCCATTGCAGCATAGGAGCGCCGCCTGTTTCAAATAGATCCATGATCCCAAGTGGGACCAATGAGGCGGCCATGGCGATGACACTGACCCTCATCACGCCGTATCGCTTCAGATAAGGGCCAAATAAGATAGAGCATAAAGCACCTGTAAAAGTGGCCAGCGCCGCACTAAACAATCCTCCGATTTCTGAAAAGCCTAAGCCACCAAAGGCCGCATCCCCTCCAAGCAAGATGGCAACACCGATAACGGTCAAACAAATCGCTCCAAATTCGGTTTTACGAAGCTTTGTTCTAAACAAAAGCCATGTAAGGCCAATGGTCATAAGTGGCAGGGTCGCAAAGACAAGCGAGACACGTACCGAATTTGAATAGAGAACCGCCAGATTAAGCAGCGCAATGAGGGCCCCAAATTGCCCAACACCGATTAAGGCAACAGGCAAAATATCCTTTCGTGCAATGGGGGGTGATTTCGCCCGAAGCGCGAAAGGTAACAAAAAGGTGAGGGCAATCAGATATCTCAGAAAACCAAGGCGTCCCGCGCCCACTTCGCCTACCACGGCTTCACTGACAACCAATGCAAAGCCAACCTGAATACCGGTGACCGCCGCCGCGCTGAGAGCTAACCTCACAGAATAAGCTCCCAGGTTTCTAACGCCAGTTCTTCACCGTAACTCTCATGCGGATCTGTTCCAATCAATTGGAAACCATGCCCTTCACAGAGATCTTGTGCTTCTTTCAAAGCGCTCAGTATTTGAATCTGAACGGTGCGGTATTTTTTGGATCTGGAGAAACGAATGGCTTCCATTAGTAGTTTCCGCCCCAGCCCCACCTTGCGGGAGCCGGGTTCCACAAAAAGCTGGCGGATAAGTGCGGTCTCTTTGTCTCGCATGGCGACAACAACTGCACCAGCCATTTCCTCACCTCGCTCAGCTATCCAACACCTTTCTCGCTTGGGGTCAAAAGTTTTTATAAAATTGCTGACAGCCAATGAAAGGTCGGCCTCTAAATCCGAAGTCCAGCCGTATTTATCTGAAAAATAACGCGTTTGTTGAGACGCTAAAAAACTCAAATCACCGGGGTTTGGGTCGCGTAAAACAATAAAGTTGTCAATTTGGCTATCCCCAAGCAGACGGCGAATTTTGAACATGGCCGCGATGATTTCTTGCCGGTTACTTTGCGACAATGGCGCGAGGAGTTCCTCTACCTCCTGATCAGAAGCCGCTTCCATCTCAGCAAAAAACTCCCGTCCTTCCTCCGTTAGCGTCAGCTCAAGCCGTTTGGCATTGGGTATGGAAGGGGTCCGCTGGATCAGGTCATCTTTTTCAAGTTTGGAGACCAGCCGGCTCATATATCCCGGGTCAACCTGCAGATACTCTCCTAAATCCCGGGCGGAAGGTGCCTGCCCCGCTGGCGCACTTGCCACTTCATACAACAACCGCAATTGCTGCAATGTGTATCTGGAATTGAGAAGCCCTTCATTCAACGCCCCGACGAGACGTGTATGAAAACGGTTAAATTCTCGAAATTTCTTGGTATCTGACGATTTCATAGGAACATCGTCAATATATATGTTGCTTATGTCAACATATATATTGAATGAAGATTGTTTCACCCGACCAAAAGGGGGCAGCGACAGAATCAGAAAGACGTTTCGATGATCACCATTAAAACCACCTCTTCATCCATTGATTTATAGGTGTGAGGTCTGTCTGCAGGATACCGGTAATAATCTCCGGGGCTCATTTTCTCTAGGTTGTCATCTGGGCCAATGAAGGCCTCGCCTGAGCACACAAAGGCGTGCTCAATAGTCCCATCATGATGGGCTTCGGCACTCCGCGCCGTATTGGGCTGTAAATTAAAACGATACAATACGCGCCTGCAATTTGGGGGGCAGTCTGAAAGGAGAGTGGCTGAATAGGAGGCGCTTTTTGAGGTTATCTCACACCCATCCGCTGCCCGGATTAGACTTGTCTGCGGCTCAGGCACTTCAAATAAGAAGTTAAACGGTACGTCCAACGCGGTGGCAATTGCCCATAGTGTTTCCAAATTCGGATTACCTTGTCCGGCTTCCAATTGTGAAAGAGTAGATTTTGCAAGCCCGGCTTTATCGGCCAATGCGGACAAGCTTAGTTTCGCCCTCTTTCGTTCTCTTGCAATGGACTTAGCCACAAGTAAATTCGCTTTCACCACACACCCTTGATGATGTTATATCGAACAACGTTCGTCTTGACGAACGCATTCCGTTCATTATAATGAAAACCGTTCGATTCCAAAACCAATATTCACGAAGGTCCCGGCGATATGACAAGCACGGATCAACATTTTTCCAGATTCAATTCTACTCCCGAAGCCCTTCAGGGTATGCGGGATGCGTTGCCTGTTCTGGCGGCCCTTGTCCCCTTCGGGATTATTTTTGGCACCATTGCCATTGAAAGCGGCCTCTCTTTTTGGGAGCTCTTCTTAACCTCACTGTCAATTTATGCCGGAGCCAGTCAGTATGTGATGCTTGATCTCATGGGTCAGCAAGTCCCCGTGATAATGATCGTGTTCTCTGTTTTCGCCCTTAATTTCAGGCATGTTCTCTACTCAGCTGCCATTGGACGAAAACTGGGTGCGTTTTCTTTTTGGCAGAAGGCATTGGCTTTCTTCCTATTAGTTGACCCGCAATATGCAGTATCCGAAGCCCGCGCAGCCCGGCAAAAGCTGACAAAATCATATTACTTCTCTTATGCCGCTGTTGTGTATTCGGCTTGGGTTATCTCTAGCTGTTTGGGGGCGGGTTTTGGCACTCTCTTAGAAAACCCGGAACGGTTCGGCCTTGATTTTGTCCTGCCTTTATACTTCATGGCATTGGTTATGGGATTTAAAGCCTATAACGGGTTTGTTTGGATTATTGCGGGCAGTAGCGCAGCCTCTTTGATGGCTTATTATCTGGTCGGCAGCCCTTGGCATATCACCATCGGCGGATTGAGTGGACTGGTCGTCGCCGCCATTCTGAGCAAACCGAAGGAGGCTCCACATGAATGAAGCTGTTCTCATCATCATCCTCTGCGCGGTTGCAACTTACATCACCCGTATCGGCGGGCATCTGGTGCTTTCCCGCTTTGGGACATTAAACCATCGGGTTGAAGCTGCCTTAAATGCAGCTCCTATCGCCGTTCTTACCGCCCTTGTCGCCCCATATGCCGCCACCAAAGGTCCCGCAGAAGCAATCGCCTTCAGCATTTCCATCCTGATCTCCCTTCGCTTTTCTCTTCTGTATAGCGTAGCAGGTGGCTTGCTGGTCTTGAGCCTCTTAAGGCTGGCTCTGGTTGGGTGACAGTTATTCTCCATCACGAATTTTTCAGTATGTGATCAGAAAAATAGCTGTTAATTAATGGCGCGGGGCAGCAATTCATCTAGTTAAGGAACTGATACTAAATGGCTGCCCTCTCCTCCCCTTTTACGTTGCGTGACGTTACTTTCAAAAACCGGATCGCAGTTTCCCCCATGAGCCAATATCGGGCCATCAATGGATATGCCAATAATTGGCATCTGGTGCATTTGGGGCGATTTGCCATGGGCGGTGCAGCCCTCGTCTATGCGGAGGCCACAGCCGTTGAAGCAGATGGCCGGCGCACGCACGGTGATTTAGGGCTTTGGGAAGATGAACAAATAGAAGGTCTTCGGCAGATCACAAAATTCATCTCGGATGAAGGTGCTGTTCCCGGTATTCAGCTCAGCCACGCGGGCCGCAAAGCATCAGAACGCCGCCCTTGGCACGGGGAAACCCCGGTTGATGAAGAAGACATTACCTTACGAGGCGAAGCCCCCTGGCAGCCCATTGCCCCTTCACCAATTACCTATGCCGATGACTGGCCAGATCCCACGGTGATGACAGAAGCGGATATTGAGCGGGTCATTCACGCCTTTGGGGAAGCGGCGCGGCGTGCCAAAGAAGCTGGGTTCAAAATCATTGAAGTCTATGCCGCCCACGGATTTCTCGTTCACCAGTTCCTGTCTCCCATTTCAAATCTTCGGCGCGACAAATGGGGCGGAACTGCAGAAAACCGGCAGCGTTTTGCCATTGAAGTCGCACGGTCGATCCGGAAGCATTGGCCCGAGGAGCTTCCACTGGCCTTTCGCCTCTCTGCGACGGACTGGCTGGATGGTGGCATTGAGGTCGAAGACACCGCCCAGATTGCCAACGCATTAAAAGCGGAAGGTGTTGACTTAATTGATTGTTCCAGCGGTGGCATTGCCGGTCGTGACCGCCCCCGCCGGATGGAAATCCGCCAAGGTTTTCAGGTTCCATTTGCGGCTAAGGTTAAGGAAGCAGCAGACATTCCAACAATGGCGGTTGGCTTTTTGTGGGATGCCAAAATCTGTGAGGGTATCATCGAAAATGGGGAAGCGGACATGATTGCCTTGGCGCGTGAACTCCTCGACGATCCGAACTGGCCGCTGCATGCCGCGACAGAGTTACAAAGCAATGACAATCATGAAAAGTGGCATAACGAGTTTGGCTGGTGGCTGATGAAACGTGACCGTCTCTTAAAGAAACTCGGTATTCGGTAGCCGTAAACTTAAGCCTTTTCCACATCCTTAAGGGGTGACTTAAAGATATTCTGGGCTATGCTCGTCAAAAAAGAAACAGAACCTGGGGGCAAAATCTTGAATATTGAACAGTTTATGGCGGCTTATAAGCGCGTGTGGGAAGGTCAGGATTCTGAAGGGTTTGCAGCCCTTTTTACAGAAAATGGGGAATATTGGAACACACCCTTTCAGGTACAGAATACACCTGAGTTACGGGCGACCTATTGGGACCGCATCAAACTTCAGGAAGATATCTCGCTCCGCTATGAGGTTTTGGCAGATAATGAAAAGGGCGGTGTTGCCCATTGGAATGTGACCTATCAGGTCGCGTCAGAAGAGCTGTTTGAGATTTGGGCAAAATCGACGGGCACTGGATTACCAGACCGTAAAGCAGGGGACCCTCTCCCCCGAATGGAACTTGATGGAACGCTTCAAGCAAGTTTTACAGACGACGGTTTGGCCTCTTGCGTCCGGATCTGGTGGCATTCCATCCCGCGTTTTCCAGAAGCGTAAAGCCTTCAAAATAAAGAGCCAGCTTCAAGATCATCTCGAAGCTGGCACATTTTGGCTGCTCGTTACTCTACAAGAGTGACAATTGTGTCTTTGGATTTCCGAACCTTCTTCATCGGAAGCAGCCAGTCCCCGCTTGTATCGCGATAGCCCAATGGCAGCAGGATCACGGAACGCAGACCACGCTCTCTCAAGCCCAAAATCTCATCAACTTTTGCAGGATCGAAACCTTCCATCGGGGTGCAATCCACTTCCTGTTCAGCCGCGGCCACCAAGGCGATACCGAGCGCGATATAGGCCTGACGCGCTGCGTGGGCATAGTTGGTTTCCGCATCACGCGGCACATAAGTGGCTTTCAGGTTCTTGTAGTATTCATCCATCAAAGGCAAGGAGCCACGCTCTTCTGTCATGAGTTTAGTGACGTCATCAATGCGCTCTTCGGTGTAGTTGTCCCAAGCGGCAAACACCAAAAGATGAGAGCCATCAGTAATCTGCGCCTGGTTCCAGGCAACTTTCTGGATCTCGGCAAGTTTCTCTGGGTTTGTCACGACGAGAAGCTCGAAAGGTTGCGTGCCGCTGGATGTGGGTGTCATCCGAATGGCTTCAACGATTGTGTCGACTTTTTCCTGAGGCACAGCCTTTGACGGGTCCATTTTCTTGGTGGCATAGCGCCAATTCAGCTGTTCGAGAAGCGTACTTTTTGTCATTTTATTCTACGTGGTCCTATAAAAATTACACTGGTATACATTTGTTACCTGCTATATATAGAGAACCATATTAAGGCACAAGAGGGCACACGGCTGAAACCTGGTAACATAGAGGGAACTGTGATGGGCATTACGGCACAATGTACAGATTGCAAACGCATCCATGATGTTCTGTCCCGGGTCGGGGACAAGTGGAGTGTGTTGGTGATCATTTCCCTTTCCCAATACGGAACTCTGCGCTTCAATGAATTAAAACGACATCTGGGGATTTCCCAGCGCATGTTGAGCCGTACATTGCGGGAATTGGAGCGCGACGGCCTCGTCAACCGCACCCAATATCCCACTATCCCCCCAAAGGTGGAATACTCCCTCACCCCGCTGGGTCACTCGTTCAAAGAGCCCTTGAGAGAATTAGGCCTCTGGGCCGTCGAAAACCTACCCAAAATCGACAAAGCAAGAGAAGCGTTTGATGAGATGAATGAGGTTAAGGAGGGGGTTTAACTTCCTCATCCACTGAGGCTGGGGCGCAAATTTAGCAGCCTTTATATTTAGCTTTTTTACACTGCTCTGCCATAGCTAGTGCATGCGCTTTTTGCTCTGCACTCAAAGCTGGGCCTATGGTATTCATAAGACTTGTTTTTTCGCCTCTTTGTATTGCTAGGGCAGACCACATGTATCCTCTAACGAGATCACGGGAAGTTCCGCGAGCCAATACATACAGATACCCCAACTTGGCCTGAGCCTTTCCATATCCTTGTTCGGCAGATAGTTTTAACCACTTAAACGCTTCGTCTAGATTCTTTTCAACTCCAAGCCCCTTCTCATGGAAAGTTGAAAAATTATACTGCCCAATCATGTCATTTTGCTCAGCTGATCTACGAAACCATCCAATAGCTTCCACTGTGTTTTTAGGAATACCTTTCCCCTGAAAGTACATAACACCTAAGATATTTTGAGCTTTTGCATTATTTTGATTAGCTGATTTAAGGTACCACTTATAAGCCTCTTGATAATTCTTTGTAACACCATCTCCAAACTCATAGAGTCTGCCCAATTTAAACTGAGCTTCTGATTTCTCTTGTTCCGCGGCAAGTCTATACCATTTAGCCGCTTCAACAGGATCGCGAGTAAGGCCTTTATTCTTGCTAAGCCAGGTGGCTGGAGCGCCCGAACGGTAAAGGTTACCCAAATTTATTTGCGCAGTTGCATTACCTTGTTCGGCTGCAATTTTTAACCACCGGATACCCTCTTTGAAATTTATAACACCGCTCAATCCTGTAACATACATAACCCCTACTTCAACCTGCGCTCTGACATCTCCATTTTCAGCGGCTTTGAGATATTCTTTTTGCGCCAGTGGATAATTATGTTTTTTAAATGCCTCATTGCCCTTTTCATAGTCTGCCAACACCAAATCCGTTGATGTTGTGAATAGGATTTGGACTAGTAGTGCTACTAAAATCATCTTCCCGATTAGGCGGCCACTGATTGCAACACTCTCAAGTTTAGCAAGCATTTGATGTTGTCCAATTCTAGTTCTCATTTTCTATATTCAGGCTGCCTCTTTGGCGATTCCGCCCCAAATTATCTTCAAAAAAGAGATTTAAAATCAAGGTTAATCCCCTTGAACATGTAAACTTAATACTCTTAACAACAAATTTCTCATTACCTCAAACACCCAACGCTTAATGAACTGGCGGCGCTTATCATGTAAAAAACCCCGCGAAAGTCGCGGGGCTTTTAAGTTAGCTCAAGGAGCGGATGTTATCTTTTACCTTCAGGCGTAATCTCTTCAGTTTTTGAAGTCGGATACTGTCGGGGCGGGGTCTGGCGATTTCTTTCGCTATCTTTTGGTTCAAACCGACAATCTTGCTTTTCAAAGATGCAATTCTTGATGCAACAGCCCCTCTTTTGGATCTGAATTTCTGCAGCGTGCTTTTCGCGCGCTCCTTCAATCGCCTGCGATCCACCTTTATCTCGCGACGCGCTGACGAAGAGCTATTCTCCGATCCATTAGGGGCGTTCCGATCCACATGAGAGCCGTTCATCTATATCTCCTCCGATTTGATTTTCTACCTATCAGAGGTGGGTATTTTTTCCGGTTCTTTTAATTGATAGGGGCTGGCAGGGTCATTGATTTCATCAATCAAATACCGACACGCCAATTAGCCCCGTCAATTCAGCACGGTGACTTCCGGTAATTTCTCTTTTGCCTTCTTCCTTACCATTTCGGCGATTTCGTTAAACAGCTGAGACTGAACAGAGCGTTTGCGCCAGGTGAGTCCAATCTGGCGGTAGAGTTTCGGGGTTTCCAGATCGAAGACCTTAATCTCCCCTCGCTCTCCAATTTCCGATTTGATGTAAAGCGCGGGCAAGACCGTAATGCCCACGCCCATGCCGACCATCAAACGAAGCGTATCAAGGCTTGTGCCTTCATAATCGCGTAGGGGTTTTGCGTCGCAATCCTCGCAAAGCTGCATCACCTGATCATAGAAATGATGGCCGCGTTCCATGGTGAGGACATTCTCTCCCGCCAGATCTTCTTTCACCAGTTTTTCTGTGCCGACAAATCTGTGATCTGCAGCAGTTGCGATTTTCAAAGGCTCCCGAAACAGGTTGGCGATGACCAAATCAGAATGATTGATCGGCAGGGGAGAGAAAACGATATCATGAACACCGGCCTTCAGATCCAGCTGTAACTCCTGTGGTTTTCCCTCCTTCACATAGAGTTTCAGATGCGGATAAGTAGCATGTAATTCTGGCACAATATGAGGTAACAGATACGGGCCAAGCGTCGGCGGCACACCGATCCTGATGGTGCCTTCAAACCCATGTTGCGACCCCGCAGACAGGCTTTTAATTTCTTCAACCTCTTTGAGGATGCCCCGCGCACGCTCCGCTATTTCCCGGCCTAAAGGGGTCAGCATGACGTTATGCTGACTTCGCTCCACCAGAGAGGCTTTCAGTT carries:
- a CDS encoding tetratricopeptide repeat protein — protein: MLAKLESVAISGRLIGKMILVALLVQILFTTSTDLVLADYEKGNEAFKKHNYPLAQKEYLKAAENGDVRAQVEVGVMYVTGLSGVINFKEGIRWLKIAAEQGNATAQINLGNLYRSGAPATWLSKNKGLTRDPVEAAKWYRLAAEQEKSEAQFKLGRLYEFGDGVTKNYQEAYKWYLKSANQNNAKAQNILGVMYFQGKGIPKNTVEAIGWFRRSAEQNDMIGQYNFSTFHEKGLGVEKNLDEAFKWLKLSAEQGYGKAQAKLGYLYVLARGTSRDLVRGYMWSALAIQRGEKTSLMNTIGPALSAEQKAHALAMAEQCKKAKYKGC
- a CDS encoding AzlC family ABC transporter permease, which translates into the protein MTSTDQHFSRFNSTPEALQGMRDALPVLAALVPFGIIFGTIAIESGLSFWELFLTSLSIYAGASQYVMLDLMGQQVPVIMIVFSVFALNFRHVLYSAAIGRKLGAFSFWQKALAFFLLVDPQYAVSEARAARQKLTKSYYFSYAAVVYSAWVISSCLGAGFGTLLENPERFGLDFVLPLYFMALVMGFKAYNGFVWIIAGSSAASLMAYYLVGSPWHITIGGLSGLVVAAILSKPKEAPHE
- a CDS encoding nuclear transport factor 2 family protein — protein: MNIEQFMAAYKRVWEGQDSEGFAALFTENGEYWNTPFQVQNTPELRATYWDRIKLQEDISLRYEVLADNEKGGVAHWNVTYQVASEELFEIWAKSTGTGLPDRKAGDPLPRMELDGTLQASFTDDGLASCVRIWWHSIPRFPEA
- a CDS encoding AzlD family protein, with product MNEAVLIIILCAVATYITRIGGHLVLSRFGTLNHRVEAALNAAPIAVLTALVAPYAATKGPAEAIAFSISILISLRFSLLYSVAGGLLVLSLLRLALVG
- a CDS encoding bifunctional helix-turn-helix transcriptional regulator/GNAT family N-acetyltransferase — protein: MKSSDTKKFREFNRFHTRLVGALNEGLLNSRYTLQQLRLLYEVASAPAGQAPSARDLGEYLQVDPGYMSRLVSKLEKDDLIQRTPSIPNAKRLELTLTEEGREFFAEMEAASDQEVEELLAPLSQSNRQEIIAAMFKIRRLLGDSQIDNFIVLRDPNPGDLSFLASQQTRYFSDKYGWTSDLEADLSLAVSNFIKTFDPKRERCWIAERGEEMAGAVVVAMRDKETALIRQLFVEPGSRKVGLGRKLLMEAIRFSRSKKYRTVQIQILSALKEAQDLCEGHGFQLIGTDPHESYGEELALETWELIL
- a CDS encoding NAD(P)H-dependent oxidoreductase, whose protein sequence is MTKSTLLEQLNWRYATKKMDPSKAVPQEKVDTIVEAIRMTPTSSGTQPFELLVVTNPEKLAEIQKVAWNQAQITDGSHLLVFAAWDNYTEERIDDVTKLMTEERGSLPLMDEYYKNLKATYVPRDAETNYAHAARQAYIALGIALVAAAEQEVDCTPMEGFDPAKVDEILGLRERGLRSVILLPLGYRDTSGDWLLPMKKVRKSKDTIVTLVE
- a CDS encoding DUF465 domain-containing protein encodes the protein MNGSHVDRNAPNGSENSSSSARREIKVDRRRLKERAKSTLQKFRSKRGAVASRIASLKSKIVGLNQKIAKEIARPRPDSIRLQKLKRLRLKVKDNIRSLS
- a CDS encoding hydrogen peroxide-inducible genes activator, whose protein sequence is MPTLRQLSYLVALSKELHFHRAAELMNVTQPTLSIQIKELEKQLKASLVERSQHNVMLTPLGREIAERARGILKEVEEIKSLSAGSQHGFEGTIRIGVPPTLGPYLLPHIVPELHATYPHLKLYVKEGKPQELQLDLKAGVHDIVFSPLPINHSDLVIANLFREPLKIATAADHRFVGTEKLVKEDLAGENVLTMERGHHFYDQVMQLCEDCDAKPLRDYEGTSLDTLRLMVGMGVGITVLPALYIKSEIGERGEIKVFDLETPKLYRQIGLTWRKRSVQSQLFNEIAEMVRKKAKEKLPEVTVLN
- a CDS encoding DMT family transporter encodes the protein MRLALSAAAVTGIQVGFALVVSEAVVGEVGAGRLGFLRYLIALTFLLPFALRAKSPPIARKDILPVALIGVGQFGALIALLNLAVLYSNSVRVSLVFATLPLMTIGLTWLLFRTKLRKTEFGAICLTVIGVAILLGGDAAFGGLGFSEIGGLFSAALATFTGALCSILFGPYLKRYGVMRVSVIAMAASLVPLGIMDLFETGGAPMLQWTSQTIWFVFIIGLSSGAGFMLWLYGLTHAPAGMVTAFLSLSPATAFLLSMVFLEVEPTWTQYAALALIICGLLLLARGPTTGTD
- a CDS encoding NADH:flavin oxidoreductase/NADH oxidase; translated protein: MAALSSPFTLRDVTFKNRIAVSPMSQYRAINGYANNWHLVHLGRFAMGGAALVYAEATAVEADGRRTHGDLGLWEDEQIEGLRQITKFISDEGAVPGIQLSHAGRKASERRPWHGETPVDEEDITLRGEAPWQPIAPSPITYADDWPDPTVMTEADIERVIHAFGEAARRAKEAGFKIIEVYAAHGFLVHQFLSPISNLRRDKWGGTAENRQRFAIEVARSIRKHWPEELPLAFRLSATDWLDGGIEVEDTAQIANALKAEGVDLIDCSSGGIAGRDRPRRMEIRQGFQVPFAAKVKEAADIPTMAVGFLWDAKICEGIIENGEADMIALARELLDDPNWPLHAATELQSNDNHEKWHNEFGWWLMKRDRLLKKLGIR
- a CDS encoding winged helix-turn-helix transcriptional regulator: MGITAQCTDCKRIHDVLSRVGDKWSVLVIISLSQYGTLRFNELKRHLGISQRMLSRTLRELERDGLVNRTQYPTIPPKVEYSLTPLGHSFKEPLRELGLWAVENLPKIDKAREAFDEMNEVKEGV
- a CDS encoding helix-turn-helix domain-containing protein, translated to MKANLLVAKSIARERKRAKLSLSALADKAGLAKSTLSQLEAGQGNPNLETLWAIATALDVPFNFLFEVPEPQTSLIRAADGCEITSKSASYSATLLSDCPPNCRRVLYRFNLQPNTARSAEAHHDGTIEHAFVCSGEAFIGPDDNLEKMSPGDYYRYPADRPHTYKSMDEEVVLMVIIETSF